TTGTTTACagcttttaaacatttaaacaagcACACGTTTACACCCTTGATCCCACATGATTTAATTTTTCCCATAAACTGTAAAACACCATCATCATTCATATTAACCTTCCAAAAGCTGCACACTCTGAAGCCATGCCTTTTTATACTGCTTCCATAGATGTGTCTGGCTTCTTGAACAATATGTCTTATTATTCGGTCTGTTAATCttttattgaaagaaaaaaagaattattAGTTCATTTCTACTCAACTTAAAGTGCATTTTAAGTTATAGTATTTTGGATAATTTTAAGATGGATACACTttgaattaaacattaaatagaTGAATGcataaatgaatggatggagaAGAAACGGCAGTCTTTTTCACGTAATTGGGAGATGTATAGCTAAAAGAGACCAAACAACGGATATGACAACAGAGGCTACAACATCACACAAACTTCAGCTTGCAGGATGTTGTGCTGGGGGTCTGTGGGCTGGAGGGACCCGGAGAGAGAACAGGCCCTTCACCAATATGGATCTGGCCCTTAAGAGTGATTCAGATCGCTACCTCTGAAATATATCCACGTTTAATAATGAAATCACATTCAGTTAAAAATGGTGCCATTTGCTCAATACAACCTCAAAACCCATCTCTGTAAcaggtttctttcttttattgtaCACAAACTATAAAAACTAttcaatgaaataaatgatgtcttattttcatgtatttttgtcATGTACAGATATGTGATGATGATTCCTGGGTAAAATGTATATTGAGCTTGTCCAGTGTGAAGTCTCTATTTGTGTCAAGTTCACTGCCTTCTGAACTCAGACGCTAAgtctctggcttcttttaagtctttttgtgaaagcttttggaaatatgttttatttatactggtttatttctatttatttgattatttaacttttagttattttattgtctttatttccttgtGTCCATGTCATTGACCTTTTTATCAATTTATCAACCTTAGGCCACTGCGCTGCATAATTCTAACAATTTTGCTTGTGTTGGACAAGTTCATCCTCACACTTTGTTCAATTTCTGCAGCTATCACATCCTTATCAACTAGTGGGTGTTGGAGCATGTCATGGATCCTACAAGGCTCTGAAACAAAGGATATTCCCTTAAACCCCTGGAATTTTGGTGAATGTGAAGGCTGCAGCATAAGCCTCACACCATTTTCAAACTCAACCCAGGCATCATCATCCCACTAGACAGATTTCCTTTAGCTGTCACCCTCATGTCTACAAAAGTCAAATCACTTCATCCATTTCAGCATTAATGTTTCTTTACTGTTTGCCTTCAGCAAACTACCAGTACTGGTTCTTATTTGCACATGCCTCTGGAGCTTGGTTATGCACTCCTGTGTTAACAGTCCACAAATAGCAGGTCAGCTACACCTTCTTTAAAAAGACACGGCAGATGATTTTGGCCAAAGAAGCATACGAGACCCCTCCTGGCAGCTCTCTCCACCATCCACTGTCTCCTCACTCCCCTGACCCCTTGCCGAGACTCCCTGAGGTCTTCTCCTGACATGCTCACTGCATATGCAACCTGAAGGAACCCCGtgtaatttaaaataatgttcGCGGGAGCTGGTCGTCAACACATGTTCATCGTGGTGTTGGTGCTCAGATAGGTGGCTGCTGGTGACtgagatgatggtgatgagagGATGACGAACGCAACTGCCATGACAGGGTCGAGCTACATGAAAGGAAATGGGATGGAGGTGTAAAAGGGGCCACAGCTCATACAAGGCTTGTTAACCGTCAAGACCAAAGACTCTGACACATGTTCTCTTCCTGTTAGTTAAGTGAACACAAGCAGCATTCCAATATACACCTTagcagctgatgtttttaaatgcattagATGATTTGCACAACAACCCCTTAACAGgcaaagggaggaggagatgatgaagaagTAGATGATGGTGATAGTACACAAGAACAATGTCGGCATTAAGCTGCAGTTGCACACAATATTTCAGCAGTGTAAATTgcacattaaatgaaaacaataaatcagCCATAACTTGTTGCAGCAGTTGGAATACTTGGCCATGCATGATTTGTTTgcagacaaaaatgaaaaaatgtgtcgAGGCACAGGAAGAGCAGTTATCTACAGCATCAGCGCTTCTTGACAGTCATAAGAAAGTGTTTCCCAGCCACAGCAGTACCTAACTGCTACTGCTAAATATGGGGGGTATTTTTCATGCTGTTCCTTCAGCTACTTTCTGATTTAGTCTTTTAGTCCTCTGTGAGAAATGTCTACACCCCCTATGCttataaaacagtaaaaaaaaattttttttagatattttaccTTATGTAATAGATATACAAAAGTCAGGCTACATTTATCTTCTTGGAAAATTGACAGTTTCTAAAGTGCTTTTCATAAATAGCACTTTTCTGTAAATGATTTTGGTTTACGTCCTGCAACAGTGTGTCTAAAGGTTTCTCCTCCATTCGATCTTGTTTATGGACTATGATTGgtacaaaataaacacagacaacagtTGAATATCCAAACTGcgttgtatttatttttgcgCTCTTGGTTGCAAACCAGAAAAAACAGCTTATCCAGGGAAAATAATGTGTGTACTGCCACTAACACATTTTCCATGTCATGTAAACCCGCCCTTGTTGGGAACATCACAACTTGGAAACCAGTTAATATTTCATatgcagaaaatatgaaacatcGAATGGATGTTCGCTCATACAATGTTCAGGTTGGCTAAGACACTGGGATACTACTCCAAACTGGAAGTGCAGTGTTGCTCCCAAAAAAATGTGTCGTGCTGCAAAAACACTACACATATATAGTGTTGTGCTTTACTTCCCACTTTGCACTTTTCCACGTTTTTTACGCCCTGATTTCCAGTGGTTATTTCTGAATTTCTTCTGAAAACCACCGCCCTGGACCTGAAAGACATTAATATGAAAGCAGTTAATGTGTGTTAGGAAAAACTCCTTCATAATTTTAACTGTGCCGGCTATTAATGATGACAAATTCAGGTAAATTCTCATTTCAGATTTCTACAGACCTTCTTGCGTTTCTGCAGCACCTGTGCAtccacctccatctcctcatcttcatctgtttgaaagtcatcttcctcttcatccctgTTGACCTCCGtattttcttctgttgtgttttttaaagtgaataAAGAGGCTGTgggaacaaatgaaacagatgtAACTGCAAAAAGTGCAATCCCATGAGCCACCTTTCTGATAGAGTGTGTTTGTTATCATGCAGActggaacgaaaacctgcagaaTCTTGAACCTCCATGACACACAACTGAACCTAACAGCCATaataaaagcagaggaagatgTCTGCAGTGTGTACTGACGAGGGTAGAGGTCACTCATGCTGTCCTCTGAGTCGCTGTGATCCTCATCGCTGGATGAGGGTTCCCACAAGCTGTTCCTGTGTTTTGAGTCCCTGCCCCGATTGACCTTCTCTTCTGTGTCTCTGGGCCTTTTCTGTTTGAGTCTCGCTGGGGTGAATTCAATCCCTTGGCGCGCACACTCTTCATCTAGAGCAGGACCGAGACAGTCAAGTCAGTAACCAAGCTGACAGTGCACTGCATGGACTCATATTGGCCTTTTCTCAGCTcccaaatgtttttaaatttcagaGAAGAATACACGGCTTAATGTCAATACTGATCATACTAATAGAACATTGTAAATATTTCTGATTTGGCTGACACAAAACTGTAGAAAGACGTGCCTTTTCGGATTCAATCTTGAATAAGTCATTTACACAACAATATACACATCTATGGAGAAACACAAGTAAAAAGTTAAGTAATATTAATATACaagtatataatatatataaggATTAGGGAACAACGGCAATACTGATAAGAACTGAAACAACATAACAGCGTCATTCAAATAATGTTCAAGTCTGCATCTGTATGGTATCAAAACCTTATTTGGtaatggctgttttgtttttttttgtggaaaaatggAACATCATGTTAATTCCGGCACCTCTAATTTACTGACTTCTGCAGATTTGTGAACACCCCTcagaagaaaatagaaaaatatgaCTAAAAATGTTTGAGAAGCAACATGTTCAGCAGAAAAGTGCCGCCGCAGACATAGGTTCTCATGAACAGATGCACCAGACGACCTTGATTTCTTTCCTGCAAGATGACTATCACACCAAAAGTCTACGTGACATGGGCCTTGAGTTGTAGGACATCCCCCATtgttaaaaagacaaactaCATCCACAAGTTAAAAACCATGCATGTAGATAACCTGTGCACTGACATTGGGAGAGGGCTTTCTTGAAGCGTTTCCCGTTCACATGTCTTAGGACGTGATGCGGCTGCCGGTTCAGGTGTCTGAGGGTCAGCTTGCAGAAGAGCTGATTGCTGGAAAACAGACAGGAGGCATCAAACAACACATCACAAATTGCAGATCAGCTTCACAAATTCAGTCCCATGTGTGAGTAACAAATTGTGGCATTTGCTTGACAATTACTGCCACTGCTGCAAGTAACATAAAGAAGGTGTTGGTGGATATTCttgcaaaatgatgaaatggcAAGCAAGAGTGTCCTCACGGTTGCTTCGTGCTCGGCACAATGTGTGGCTCATATTGGCTGTAGTTGaagtctgctgcagcacacagcttcTCGTATTTCTTCCCTTTAGTGAACTTCTGCAGCTCCGTCAGGTTGCAGGGAAACTCGTGGCCATTCAGAGTGCACTTGatctgataaaaacaacaaaataggAGACACGACTGGTTTATTTAGAGGTGGGTGTAACTTAGCGTGGTGTAGCTATAAACCTAACAATCACTGACAGGTTTACCAGTCTTGGTCGTCACATCTCGGCATCACAGCACTTCACAGTACATGACAGAAATTAGCATTACGGCTAGCATCACATTGTACGCACAGCGTATTCCGCGTAATGCGGTGTAATTGGTTCACTAACCTTTTTACTATCTGTGAGCTGAAGAAAAGGCTGCGTAAGAAGAAAAGCTCTGATGTCCGCAGGTAATTCATCCATAGcttaaaacacttcaaaacagaTCTTTGATTGTGTCACTTAGGCCACCCCCTTACAGGAAGTTTAGTTTATACACGTGGGTTGATTGACCGACTCTGTTGCGTGATTGCTTGAAGCCACCTACTGGTCAAAGTAAGGAAGGTCAGCTCAGGCGAAAGAATAAAATTTCCATTATCAACATGGTATTTATTAAAAACGATGCTTTAATTAAATCAGTATGAATACATCGTGTAAAGGTTAAGGTTTTCGGTAATGCTAGTAGGAAAGCTAACACAAACTGGGCACGATTAACACTATATCCGTTTACAATGAGACAGACCCGTCAGTGTGTTTTATATCTGTAACATGTTCAAACAACTATACATTTCCTCCGACAGTACAAAAATAAACGTTAATTGGCTTAATTCAGGCGCTAGCAGTGCGGCCAGTCAGCTGACTGACAAGGTCTGACAGCTCGGAATCAGAGAGCAGAAGAAATGAAGATGGCTCACTCTGTTCCGATTTTCAGAAACCGGAAAAGTAGGCTGCGGCGATACTGAAGAAACTTCAGATGTAAAAAAACGGACCTTGCTCGAAAGCGGGCACTAATGACAGTAACGTAAAATGTTCTACAAATTTTTCGCGGTGTGAGTTTAAGGATATTTACGCTACTATCCACCTGGTTGTCTTTCCAGAGGGAGTACTCTTTCTTTTTACATAAACGATCTTTGCTGGGAATTTGTAAACCCGGCCCACATTTCTCCCATCATGCATCGGTTCAGTCAACACATCGCTGAATCTGAAGATGCAGATGTCAAGCTAGCTCACGAACTATCTCCGTCGGAGAGTTCCTCTTGAATTAACTTTCAAACCGTCTCAGAATATCGTTAAACAAGTCATTTTATTGTTCACTTATTAATTTAGCTGACTTTGAATCGTCGCTCGTTAGTTTGCTCATACTAATTAGCAGACTACCTAGCTAGCTTAACAGTATAAGAGTAACGTTCCCTTGCGGGACTCTTCTTCCAATTAAGTAACTAATAAACGTGAATAACGTTTCTTCAATAATGTCTGGACCAAACGGAGATCCAAACATCTCGACTGACGATGGTATTATCAACGACGACGATGATTTCGGCGATGAAGGTAATGACCTAGCTAATGCGTTCATTCATTACAATTGATGCCAGTAACGTTATTGCTACAATGGGAAATTCGTCATCTATTAATGCAGTAAAATCAAAATTCACTGCGCCCAAATTGACTGTTTACATTGCCTGACAGAACGGACTAATCCCTCGCTGTATGTCCACAGAGTATGAAGCCATCAACTCCATGCTGGATCAGATCAACTCCTATCTTGATGACCTGGAAGAACGGAATGATTCACTCAATGGCAAACTGCACGAACTAATGGAGTCAAACCGGCAAGCCCGGCTGGAGTTCAGGGCCCAACTGAACAGCCCCCAGACCCAGGAGGAGAAATGTCCTGCAGACGgggactcctcctcctcacctaGCAAGGAAGACCTGAGCGAGGACAACGGGGCTGGCAAATGAGTGACAGGAACGAATAGATGAGTTCAACGAAACTCAGAGGTAGAAATATTTATGAAAACTGACTCAACTCTTAACCTCTGTGCATTGGACTAGTGACCCTTGATCTACGTCATCCATGCCTGTTCGACCCTTCTGTTCAATTCACACTGCTTGAATTTTCCCAGATTGTCTTCATAAAAACCTAACATGCTGATTATGGTGACCTGCCCTATGTTGAACATACCACTGCAGGCTCTCCCATGAGCTTCAGAATTTGTCCTTATGGCCAAATAGAGGTGACTGTCAAACTTTTGTGTAGTGTGTTGATCCATGCAGTGTTGACATTCAGCTTTGTATCAGCCGTACAGTCTCTCTTACTGTTTGTATAATCCCAAAAACTAAATATGCAACATTCCAGATGTCTAATTGTATATTGTACTAATTGATCTGCAGCATGACTGTAAATCAGCATGGCGTTCTCGTGTCCATTTTCATTAACCTGTTTGGGATTAATAATGCAGCCTGAAAAATGCAGCTCGGCGAAAAACAAGTGCAAAATTAAGTTGACAAGTGTGGGAATTGTCAGAGattttaatataaattaaaatgactcccaaacagaaaacaaacatccaaAAATACATAAACTGGCAGCAGTTAGAAAACATCACCTGTGTGTTCATCTCAATTTGTCAGTAgctgaataaaaatacaataagaAACATACAGCTTTGTCTGAAATTGTACTGTACATGTCCTTTCTCTCTGCCACTGCCTTCTGTT
The Chelmon rostratus isolate fCheRos1 chromosome 19, fCheRos1.pri, whole genome shotgun sequence DNA segment above includes these coding regions:
- the surf2 gene encoding surfeit locus protein 2, which translates into the protein MDELPADIRAFLLTQPFLQLTDSKKIKCTLNGHEFPCNLTELQKFTKGKKYEKLCAAADFNYSQYEPHIVPSTKQPNQLFCKLTLRHLNRQPHHVLRHVNGKRFKKALSQYEECARQGIEFTPARLKQKRPRDTEEKVNRGRDSKHRNSLWEPSSSDEDHSDSEDSMSDLYPPSLFTLKNTTEENTEVNRDEEEDDFQTDEDEEMEVDAQVLQKRKKVQGGGFQKKFRNNHWKSGRKKRGKVQSGK
- the bbln gene encoding UPF0184 protein C9orf16 homolog, with the protein product MSGPNGDPNISTDDGIINDDDDFGDEEYEAINSMLDQINSYLDDLEERNDSLNGKLHELMESNRQARLEFRAQLNSPQTQEEKCPADGDSSSSPSKEDLSEDNGAGK